Genomic segment of Rhodococcus sp. W8901:
TTGACCAAGGTGCGGGCAACCCTGAACGGCCCCAACCACAACGACATTCAGGGCCAGCCGGGCTGCACCCCGGACAACCTTGGCTGCGTGAACGGCGTGACCGGCTTCCTCGGCTACCTCACGGCCTGGGTCATGGACCGACTGCAGGGTGACACCCGGGCGCACAGCGCCTTCGTCTCGGGAACCGGCGAACTGTTCGGCGACCCCGACTGGAGCAATCAGACGAGCAACATCACCGGATGAACCGACGAGTGAGTGCCGGGCGACTCCGCGGCCGGCACTCACCCAATGGGCGGACGCGTCGAGCCCGTCACACCGACGTCGAGGCAGACATACCCAGGTTCGCCAGCACCTCACCGGTGGCCCGCGCGAAGTTGAGCGTGATGAAGTGCAGGCACGGCGCGCCCTCGGCGATCAACCGCTCGCTCATCTCGGTCGCGACCTCGATACCGATCTCACGCACCGCGGCACGGTTCTCCTCCGGACCGTCACCCGCAGCCCGGGTGAGCCGCTCCTCCAGCGCGGCCGGCAGCTTCGAACCGGACAGCTCCAGGCTGCGACGGGCCGAGCGCAGCGACGTGATCGGCATGATCTCGGGGATGATCGGCTTCTCGCCCTGCTCGGGGTCGTACGCCACGACGCGGTCGCGCAGTCGCAGATAATCGTCGACGTCGAAGAACATCTGGGTGATCGAGTACTCGGCGCCGGCCCGCAGCTTGGACACGAGGTACTTCGTGTCGTATTCGAGGTCGGGCGCCCGGTAGTGGCCTTCCGGGAACGAGGCCACACCCACATGGAAGTCGCCCATGTCGCGGACCAGACGGACCAGTTCCTCGGCGTACTCGACGCCGTCGGGATGCTTGACCCACTCACCCAGCGGATCACCGGGCGGGTCGCCCCGGAGCACGAGGATGTTGCTGATACCGCGATCGGCGTAGGCGCCGCACATCGCACGCAGTTCGTCGATGCTGTGCCCCACCGCGGTCAAGTGCGCCACGGGGAGCAGCGTGGTGTCCTCCGCGAGCCGGCCGGTGACCCGGACGGTGCGATCGCGTGTCGAGCCGCCCGCGCCGTACGTCATGGACACGAACGCCGGTCCGAGTCGCTCGAACT
This window contains:
- the metF gene encoding methylenetetrahydrofolate reductase [NAD(P)H] yields the protein MTFDAVRGRNSAGWETQTPSIVDRISSSEASKSGRIPFSVEFSPPRDADAEARLWRAVREFERLGPAFVSMTYGAGGSTRDRTVRVTGRLAEDTTLLPVAHLTAVGHSIDELRAMCGAYADRGISNILVLRGDPPGDPLGEWVKHPDGVEYAEELVRLVRDMGDFHVGVASFPEGHYRAPDLEYDTKYLVSKLRAGAEYSITQMFFDVDDYLRLRDRVVAYDPEQGEKPIIPEIMPITSLRSARRSLELSGSKLPAALEERLTRAAGDGPEENRAAVREIGIEVATEMSERLIAEGAPCLHFITLNFARATGEVLANLGMSASTSV